A genomic stretch from Burkholderia pyrrocinia includes:
- a CDS encoding chromate transporter — MPSPSATTPPAPPTGDAPPPGVLALFVAFAQIGLTSFGGGLSGRMMRDFVHERRWLDEEAFLNGLALSQALPGVNVKNLAIWIGYRLAGWRGAVAGFTGIIAPPAVLIVLFGVAFSTLTRFPLTHVALAGAAAAAIGLSISMAITAVRRLPRRALPFAVMTLTFVSVAVLHWPLVWTVLIGGTLSVALEYRRAATTPAGSDKP; from the coding sequence ATGCCCTCGCCCTCCGCCACCACCCCGCCGGCGCCGCCCACCGGCGATGCGCCGCCGCCCGGCGTCCTCGCGCTGTTCGTCGCGTTCGCGCAGATCGGCCTGACCAGCTTCGGCGGCGGGCTCAGCGGGCGGATGATGCGCGACTTCGTGCACGAGCGGCGCTGGCTCGACGAAGAGGCGTTCCTCAACGGCCTCGCGCTGTCGCAGGCGCTGCCGGGCGTCAACGTGAAGAACCTCGCGATCTGGATCGGCTACCGGCTCGCCGGATGGCGCGGCGCGGTGGCCGGCTTCACCGGCATCATCGCGCCGCCGGCCGTGCTGATCGTGCTGTTCGGCGTCGCGTTCTCGACCCTCACGCGCTTCCCGCTCACGCATGTCGCACTCGCCGGCGCGGCCGCCGCGGCGATCGGGCTGTCGATCTCGATGGCGATCACGGCGGTGCGCCGGCTGCCGCGCCGCGCGTTGCCGTTCGCGGTGATGACGCTCACCTTCGTGTCGGTCGCGGTGCTGCACTGGCCGCTCGTATGGACCGTGCTGATCGGCGGCACGCTGAGCGTCGCGCTCGAATACCGCCGCGCGGCCACCACGCCCGCCGGGAGCGACAAGCCATGA
- a CDS encoding YggT family protein, which translates to MFGEIARFLLNTVFTLFGAALILRVWMQAVRVPPYNPVTQAVLQATNWLVLPLRRVIAGVRGIDWASVVAALLTALVYVVLMVVMAGFDPAAVIPTLVVVALLTVVKWALNLVIWMTILMALLSWLNPRSPAMPILFQLTAPFLNPLRRIIPNLGGIDLSPILLFVIVQVLLMIVTRAAVSLTIFGI; encoded by the coding sequence ATGTTCGGCGAGATCGCCCGTTTTCTGCTCAATACCGTCTTCACGCTGTTCGGCGCCGCGCTGATCCTGCGCGTCTGGATGCAGGCCGTCCGCGTGCCGCCGTACAACCCCGTCACGCAGGCCGTGCTGCAGGCGACCAACTGGCTCGTGCTGCCGCTGCGCCGCGTGATCGCGGGCGTACGCGGCATCGACTGGGCCAGCGTCGTCGCCGCGCTGCTGACCGCGCTCGTCTACGTCGTGCTGATGGTCGTGATGGCCGGCTTCGATCCGGCCGCGGTGATCCCGACGCTCGTCGTGGTCGCGCTGCTCACCGTCGTGAAGTGGGCGCTCAACCTCGTGATCTGGATGACGATCCTGATGGCGCTGCTGTCGTGGCTCAACCCGCGCTCGCCGGCGATGCCGATCCTGTTCCAGCTCACCGCGCCGTTCCTGAACCCGCTGCGCCGCATCATCCCGAACCTCGGCGGCATCGACCTGTCGCCGATCCTGCTGTTCGTGATCGTGCAGGTGCTGCTGATGATCGTCACGCGCGCCGCCGTGTCGCTGACGATCTTCGGCATCTGA
- a CDS encoding S53 family peptidase: MNNIRLSSMLIPALCASLLASSVALADGNGPPSYVEGNRAPKGSARPPFHTKPRASTASISGLTPALTRHAYGFDTIANQGDGMVVAIVDAYDDPKIEADLGVFSNAFSLPACTSSNGCFNKVYARGTRPRTDSGWALETSLDVEWVHAIAPKAKIVLVEAASASFSDLLAAVDVAVKRGASVVSMSFGGSEFSSEAGFDSHFNVAGVMFVASSGDSGAGTDYPAASPYVVAVGGTTLSIDAYGNYVGEAAWSGSGGGVSTVEAEPAGQTAWPVPVAGKRGVPDVSYDANPSSGFAVYDSVAYQGQAGWFQVGGTSAGAPQWSALVAIANSLRAAAGKSRLSGTYDSLYTVGKTAYGSDFHDVTTGSNGNCGSVCNAAGGYDYVTGLGSPQAPALVQALVAQP; this comes from the coding sequence ATGAACAATATCCGCCTGTCATCCATGTTGATTCCGGCGCTGTGCGCGTCGCTGCTCGCATCGAGCGTCGCGCTCGCCGACGGCAACGGACCGCCTTCCTACGTCGAAGGCAACCGCGCGCCGAAAGGATCCGCGCGCCCGCCGTTCCATACGAAGCCGCGCGCGAGCACGGCTTCGATATCCGGCCTCACGCCCGCGCTCACCCGACACGCGTACGGGTTCGACACGATCGCCAACCAGGGCGACGGGATGGTCGTCGCGATCGTCGATGCGTACGACGACCCGAAGATCGAGGCCGATCTCGGCGTGTTCAGCAACGCGTTCTCGCTGCCGGCCTGCACGTCGTCGAACGGCTGCTTCAACAAGGTGTACGCGCGCGGTACACGGCCCAGGACCGATTCGGGCTGGGCGCTCGAGACGTCGCTCGACGTCGAATGGGTGCATGCGATCGCGCCGAAGGCGAAGATCGTGCTCGTCGAGGCCGCGTCGGCCAGCTTCAGCGACCTGCTGGCCGCGGTCGACGTCGCGGTCAAGCGCGGCGCGTCGGTCGTGTCGATGAGTTTCGGCGGCAGCGAGTTCAGCAGCGAGGCCGGCTTCGACAGCCACTTCAACGTCGCGGGCGTCATGTTCGTCGCGTCGTCCGGCGACAGCGGCGCCGGGACCGATTACCCGGCGGCGTCGCCGTACGTGGTGGCAGTGGGCGGCACGACATTGTCCATCGATGCGTACGGCAACTACGTCGGCGAGGCGGCGTGGAGCGGCAGCGGCGGCGGCGTGAGCACCGTCGAGGCCGAGCCGGCCGGCCAGACCGCGTGGCCGGTTCCGGTCGCCGGCAAGCGCGGCGTGCCCGACGTCAGCTACGACGCGAATCCGTCCAGCGGTTTCGCGGTGTACGACTCGGTCGCCTACCAGGGGCAGGCGGGCTGGTTCCAGGTCGGCGGCACGAGCGCGGGCGCGCCGCAATGGTCGGCGCTCGTCGCGATCGCGAATTCGCTGCGCGCGGCGGCCGGCAAGAGCCGGTTGAGCGGCACCTACGATTCGCTCTATACGGTCGGGAAAACCGCGTACGGCAGCGACTTTCACGACGTGACGACCGGGTCCAACGGCAATTGCGGCAGCGTCTGCAACGCAGCGGGCGGCTACGACTACGTGACGGGTCTCGGTTCGCCGCAAGCACCTGCGCTCGTGCAGGCGCTCGTCGCCCAGCCGTAA
- a CDS encoding SIR2 family NAD-dependent protein deacylase — protein sequence MPFPDPDDSTAAAAQLPADLVAAAVDVLARADALLVTAGAGIGVDSGLPDFRGTDGFWRAYPALRHERFEFHEIASPHAFRARAQLAWGFYGHRLALYRAAVPHAGFAILRRWIDAMPNGGFVLTSNVDGQFQKAGFDPTRIVEIHGSIHAMQCLRPCSDDTWDAAPFVPDVDEATCRLVGEAPRCPHCGGLARPNILMFGDTGWLGARYDAQERALDDWIERAGRVAVVEIGAGTAIPTVRLLSERLGADVIRINAREAHARRADVIGLKGGALATLTALDRAWRGG from the coding sequence ATGCCGTTCCCCGATCCCGACGATTCCACCGCTGCCGCCGCACAGCTTCCCGCCGATCTCGTCGCTGCCGCGGTTGACGTGCTCGCGCGCGCCGACGCGTTGCTCGTGACGGCCGGCGCAGGCATCGGCGTCGATTCCGGGCTGCCCGATTTCCGCGGTACGGACGGTTTCTGGCGCGCGTATCCGGCGCTGCGCCACGAGCGTTTCGAATTCCACGAGATCGCATCGCCGCACGCGTTCCGTGCGCGTGCGCAGCTCGCGTGGGGGTTCTACGGGCACCGTCTCGCGCTTTACCGCGCGGCGGTGCCGCATGCGGGTTTCGCGATCCTGCGTCGCTGGATCGACGCGATGCCGAATGGCGGCTTCGTGCTGACGAGCAACGTCGACGGCCAGTTCCAGAAAGCCGGCTTCGATCCGACGCGGATCGTCGAGATCCACGGCTCGATTCACGCGATGCAGTGCCTGCGGCCCTGTTCGGACGACACGTGGGACGCGGCGCCGTTCGTGCCGGACGTCGACGAAGCAACCTGCCGGCTGGTCGGCGAAGCGCCGCGCTGCCCGCACTGCGGCGGCCTCGCGCGACCGAACATCCTGATGTTCGGCGACACCGGCTGGCTCGGTGCGCGCTACGACGCGCAGGAACGTGCGCTGGACGACTGGATCGAGCGGGCCGGGCGCGTCGCCGTGGTCGAGATCGGCGCGGGCACCGCGATTCCGACCGTGCGCCTGCTGAGCGAACGGCTGGGCGCCGACGTGATTCGCATCAACGCGCGAGAGGCACATGCGCGCCGTGCGGACGTGATCGGGTTGAAGGGCGGTGCGCTGGCGACGCTGACTGCGCTCGACCGCGCATGGCGTGGCGGCTGA
- a CDS encoding DUF190 domain-containing protein: MDRVFLRFYVHEQHRLHWKPLWEWLLEEANRMGVAGGSAFRAMAGFGQHRVLHEDRFFELQGSLAIEVEFIVTEDEAQRLLERLSREKVRVCYAMIPARFGVIDTLGAPPAQGPAV; encoded by the coding sequence ATGGACAGGGTCTTCTTGCGTTTCTATGTGCACGAGCAGCACCGGCTGCACTGGAAACCGCTGTGGGAATGGCTGCTGGAGGAGGCGAACCGGATGGGCGTCGCGGGCGGTTCCGCGTTTCGCGCGATGGCCGGCTTCGGCCAGCATCGCGTGCTGCACGAGGACCGCTTCTTCGAGCTGCAGGGTTCGCTCGCGATCGAGGTCGAATTCATCGTCACCGAGGACGAGGCGCAGCGTTTGCTCGAACGGTTGTCGCGCGAGAAAGTGCGCGTGTGCTACGCGATGATTCCGGCGCGCTTCGGCGTGATCGACACGCTCGGCGCACCGCCGGCGCAAGGGCCGGCGGTGTAG
- the crcB gene encoding fluoride efflux transporter CrcB, protein MFYSIVAIFVGAGLGALLRWFLSLALNEFFPEVPLGTLAANLIGGYVIGIAAVVFTTRVGLPPEWRLFVITGFLGGLTTFSTYSVEVMTHALQGEFGWAFAVAALHLTGSFALTALGMWTARAWLAAA, encoded by the coding sequence TTGTTCTATTCGATCGTCGCGATCTTCGTCGGCGCCGGGCTCGGCGCGTTGCTGCGCTGGTTCCTGAGCCTCGCGCTCAACGAATTCTTTCCCGAGGTGCCGCTCGGCACGCTCGCCGCGAACCTGATCGGCGGCTACGTGATCGGCATCGCCGCCGTCGTGTTCACGACCCGCGTCGGGCTGCCGCCCGAGTGGCGGCTGTTCGTGATCACGGGCTTCCTCGGTGGCCTCACGACGTTCTCGACCTATTCGGTCGAAGTGATGACGCATGCGTTGCAGGGCGAATTCGGATGGGCGTTTGCGGTGGCTGCCCTACACTTGACTGGATCGTTCGCGCTGACGGCGCTCGGCATGTGGACCGCGCGCGCGTGGCTCGCGGCGGCCTGA
- the scpB gene encoding methylmalonyl-CoA decarboxylase, whose translation MTDTTKHESASRVTVDMIGERIARVRFANPARRHALDAPLLDALVARLDALAAFRPPPVVILSNDGSGDVWSAGHDLRELADDRDPLAYGKPLERALRRVRTYPGAVIAAVAGSAWGGAVDLVMSCDLVVAARDARFAMTPANIGLPYSTSGLLRFYDNLPIHVLKEMFFCAQPLDAERAAHHGLVNRLADAGGVDDAALDVARTIAAKAPLAVHAVKEQLRVLQDARPLPVDAFERIAELRRQACEGADFDEGLRAFAERRAPVFRGV comes from the coding sequence ATGACCGACACGACGAAACACGAAAGCGCATCGCGCGTGACGGTCGACATGATCGGCGAGCGGATCGCGCGCGTGCGGTTCGCGAATCCGGCTCGGCGGCATGCGCTCGACGCACCGTTGCTCGACGCGCTCGTCGCGCGCCTAGATGCGCTCGCAGCCTTCCGTCCGCCGCCCGTCGTGATCCTGTCGAACGACGGCAGCGGCGACGTGTGGAGCGCGGGACACGACCTGCGCGAACTGGCCGACGACCGCGATCCGCTCGCATACGGCAAGCCGCTCGAACGGGCGCTGCGGCGCGTGCGGACCTATCCGGGCGCGGTGATCGCGGCGGTGGCGGGATCGGCGTGGGGCGGGGCGGTCGATCTCGTGATGAGCTGCGACCTCGTCGTCGCGGCACGCGACGCGCGCTTCGCGATGACGCCCGCGAACATCGGCCTGCCGTATTCGACGAGCGGCCTGCTGCGCTTCTACGACAACCTGCCGATCCACGTGTTGAAGGAGATGTTCTTCTGCGCGCAGCCGCTCGATGCGGAGCGCGCCGCGCATCACGGGCTCGTGAACCGGCTGGCCGACGCGGGCGGCGTCGACGATGCGGCGCTCGACGTCGCGCGCACGATTGCCGCGAAGGCGCCGCTCGCGGTTCATGCCGTGAAGGAGCAGTTGCGTGTGCTGCAGGACGCACGGCCGTTGCCGGTCGATGCGTTCGAGCGGATTGCCGAACTGCGCCGGCAAGCGTGCGAAGGCGCGGATTTCGACGAAGGGCTGCGTGCGTTTGCGGAGCGGCGCGCGCCGGTGTTTCGCGGCGTATAG
- a CDS encoding DeoR/GlpR family DNA-binding transcription regulator — protein sequence MLTTQRKKAILDALARDGQVLAVELSAQFGVSEDTIRRDLRELAAEGLLQRVHGGALPASPAVAPFAQREVLETAEKRRIARRAAQMIAPGQVAIVDGGTTSALLVSQLPADLRATIVTHSPSVAVALAAHPSIDVILIGGRLYKHSIVAVGAAAMEGIARIHADLYFMGVTGVHPVAGLSTGDFEEAAIKRALAERAAETVVLASQSKLRAASQFVIGDITLAQTVVVEKETEAALTKPIEAAGVTVVRA from the coding sequence ATGCTGACGACTCAACGCAAGAAAGCGATCCTCGATGCGCTCGCACGCGACGGCCAGGTGCTGGCGGTCGAACTGAGCGCGCAATTCGGCGTGTCCGAAGACACGATCCGCCGCGACCTGCGCGAACTCGCGGCCGAAGGCCTGCTGCAGCGCGTGCATGGCGGCGCGCTGCCGGCGTCGCCGGCCGTCGCGCCGTTCGCGCAGCGCGAGGTGCTCGAAACGGCGGAAAAGCGGCGCATCGCAAGGCGGGCCGCGCAGATGATCGCGCCCGGGCAAGTGGCGATCGTCGACGGCGGCACGACGTCGGCGCTGCTCGTCAGCCAGCTGCCGGCCGACCTGCGCGCGACGATCGTCACGCACAGCCCGAGCGTCGCGGTCGCGCTGGCCGCGCATCCGTCGATCGATGTGATCCTGATCGGCGGGCGGCTCTACAAGCATTCGATCGTCGCTGTCGGCGCCGCGGCGATGGAAGGCATCGCGCGCATCCATGCGGACCTGTACTTCATGGGCGTCACGGGCGTGCATCCGGTCGCGGGGCTCAGTACCGGCGATTTCGAGGAAGCGGCGATCAAGCGCGCGCTGGCCGAACGCGCGGCCGAGACGGTCGTGCTCGCGTCGCAGTCGAAACTGCGCGCGGCGTCGCAGTTCGTGATCGGCGACATCACGCTCGCGCAGACCGTCGTGGTCGAGAAGGAAACCGAAGCCGCGCTGACGAAGCCGATCGAGGCCGCGGGCGTGACGGTCGTGCGCGCATAG
- a CDS encoding Rossmann-like and DUF2520 domain-containing protein, with protein sequence MSLPDTPRLGFIGAGRLARCVAQRFAQAGFPVVAIASRTPESAAALAARIDGCRAVDTPQQVADAADLIFLTVPDDHLASTAAALRFDASRAASQAVVHCSGASAVALLDPAKRQGAATGGFHPLYLFGGTDADLARIDGCSVTIEADGALHATLMRLAAALGCHPLSIPAGGRMLYHAAAHYAASFALCGLSEAVELWRGLGFDEEAALRALLPMLAGTIETARDKGLANALAGPVSRGDTGIVERQLALLEARGGDHATLYALMTRRAVALAAKRAAPPASLPALAEAVETSLARTAAPPSPSRDEA encoded by the coding sequence ATGTCTCTTCCCGACACACCCCGTCTCGGCTTCATCGGCGCCGGCCGCCTCGCGCGCTGCGTTGCGCAGCGCTTCGCGCAGGCCGGCTTTCCCGTCGTCGCGATCGCGAGCCGCACGCCCGAATCGGCCGCGGCGCTCGCCGCGCGCATCGACGGCTGCCGGGCCGTCGACACGCCGCAGCAGGTCGCCGACGCCGCCGACCTGATCTTCCTGACGGTTCCCGACGACCATCTCGCGTCGACCGCCGCGGCGCTCCGCTTCGACGCGTCGCGCGCCGCCAGTCAGGCAGTCGTCCATTGCAGCGGCGCGTCGGCGGTCGCGCTGCTCGATCCGGCGAAACGGCAAGGCGCGGCCACCGGCGGCTTCCATCCGCTCTACCTGTTCGGCGGCACCGACGCCGACCTCGCGCGCATCGACGGCTGCTCGGTCACGATCGAAGCCGACGGCGCGCTGCACGCGACGCTGATGCGACTTGCTGCCGCACTCGGCTGCCATCCGCTGTCGATTCCGGCCGGCGGCCGGATGCTCTATCACGCGGCCGCGCACTACGCGGCGAGCTTCGCGCTGTGCGGGCTGTCGGAAGCGGTCGAGCTGTGGCGCGGCCTCGGTTTCGACGAGGAAGCCGCGCTGCGCGCACTGCTGCCGATGCTCGCCGGCACGATCGAAACCGCGCGCGACAAGGGGCTCGCGAACGCGCTCGCCGGCCCGGTGTCGCGCGGCGATACCGGCATCGTCGAACGCCAGCTGGCGCTGCTCGAAGCGCGCGGCGGCGATCACGCGACGCTGTACGCGCTGATGACGCGCCGCGCGGTCGCGCTCGCGGCGAAGCGCGCCGCGCCGCCGGCGTCGCTGCCGGCGCTCGCCGAAGCCGTCGAAACGTCGCTCGCGCGCACGGCCGCGCCCCCCTCCCCGTCGCGAGACGAGGCGTGA
- a CDS encoding CaiB/BaiF CoA transferase family protein encodes MQALQGIRVVDLSRALSGPFCSMVLADLGADVIKVESGPNGDMSRAWGPFDRGVSTYYLSCNRNKRGVCVDFRQPAGLDVVRRLIAQADVVIENFKAGTMDAMGLGYAALSARDPRLVMGSVTAFGPRGPLRDWPGFDQIAQGYAGLMSLTGFPDGEPTRTGTAIGDLSSGMWVATGVMAALFERERTGRGQHVGTSLLESLVALLSVHGQRYLSLGDVPRRTGNAHAVIAPYGVFETADGPLNLAPITTDMWLRLCRLLDLPELPSDPRFATNDARVEHRDALKALLESRLRTRGKREWTQRFVEAGLPAGPINTLDEVFDDPQLAHCGLVEPVAHPTLGTLRQVVTPLGGMGDDVPAPRTRHAPPLLGEHTVDVLREAGYGDDAIDALLAERAIFQAEAVAEALQ; translated from the coding sequence ATGCAGGCATTACAAGGAATCAGGGTCGTCGATCTGAGTCGCGCGCTGTCGGGGCCGTTCTGCTCGATGGTGCTCGCCGATCTCGGCGCCGACGTGATCAAGGTCGAGTCGGGGCCGAACGGCGACATGAGCCGCGCGTGGGGGCCGTTCGATCGCGGCGTGAGCACCTACTACCTGTCCTGCAACCGCAACAAGCGCGGCGTCTGCGTGGATTTCCGGCAGCCGGCCGGCCTCGACGTCGTGCGGCGGCTGATCGCGCAGGCCGACGTCGTGATCGAGAATTTCAAGGCCGGCACGATGGACGCGATGGGGCTCGGCTACGCCGCGCTGAGCGCGCGCGATCCGCGGCTCGTGATGGGCAGCGTCACCGCGTTCGGCCCGCGCGGCCCGTTGCGCGACTGGCCGGGCTTCGACCAGATCGCGCAGGGTTATGCGGGGCTGATGAGTCTTACCGGCTTTCCGGACGGCGAGCCGACCCGCACGGGTACCGCGATCGGCGATCTCAGCTCGGGGATGTGGGTCGCGACCGGCGTGATGGCCGCGTTGTTCGAGCGCGAGCGCACGGGGCGCGGGCAGCATGTCGGCACGTCGCTGCTCGAAAGCCTCGTCGCGCTGCTGAGCGTGCACGGGCAACGCTACCTGAGCCTTGGCGACGTGCCGCGCCGCACCGGCAATGCGCATGCGGTGATCGCGCCGTATGGCGTGTTCGAGACGGCCGACGGGCCGCTCAACCTCGCGCCGATCACGACCGACATGTGGCTGCGGCTGTGCCGGTTGCTGGACCTGCCCGAGCTGCCGAGCGATCCGCGCTTCGCGACCAACGATGCGCGCGTCGAGCACCGCGACGCGCTGAAAGCGCTGCTCGAAAGCCGGCTGCGCACGCGCGGCAAGCGCGAATGGACGCAGCGTTTCGTCGAGGCCGGGTTGCCGGCCGGGCCGATCAATACGCTCGACGAAGTGTTCGACGATCCGCAGCTCGCGCACTGCGGGCTGGTCGAGCCGGTCGCGCATCCGACGCTCGGAACGCTGCGCCAGGTCGTCACGCCGCTCGGCGGGATGGGCGACGATGTGCCGGCGCCGCGCACGCGCCATGCGCCGCCGCTGCTCGGCGAGCATACGGTCGACGTGCTGCGCGAAGCGGGCTACGGCGACGATGCGATCGACGCGCTGCTGGCGGAGCGTGCGATCTTCCAGGCGGAAGCGGTGGCGGAGGCCCTGCAATGA
- a CDS encoding DUF4406 domain-containing protein: MTPLLVLVAGPYRSGTDGDPARIAANLHRLEAAALAVYRRGHVPMIGEWVSLPLAVAAGSRQVGDEISEAFLYPAAHRLLRRCDAVWRIDGASRGADADVSLARQLGKPVYFAIDDIPVAQDDSDS, translated from the coding sequence ATGACGCCGCTGCTCGTGCTGGTCGCCGGCCCCTATCGCAGCGGCACGGACGGCGACCCCGCGCGCATCGCCGCGAACCTGCACCGGCTGGAAGCGGCCGCGCTCGCCGTGTATCGCCGCGGGCATGTGCCGATGATCGGCGAGTGGGTGTCGCTGCCGCTCGCGGTCGCGGCCGGGTCGCGGCAGGTCGGCGACGAGATCAGCGAGGCGTTCCTGTATCCGGCCGCGCACCGGCTGCTGCGGCGCTGCGATGCGGTATGGCGGATCGACGGCGCGTCGCGCGGCGCGGACGCGGACGTCAGCCTCGCGCGGCAGCTCGGCAAGCCGGTCTATTTCGCGATCGACGATATTCCGGTCGCGCAAGACGATTCGGATAGCTGA
- a CDS encoding NUDIX domain-containing protein, producing the protein MAATRERVRIVDTTVLSDDWYVLKKVTFDFLRRDGTWQRLSRETYDRGNGATILLRNAGTGDVLLTRQFRMPAFVSGHDGMLLEAAAGLLDDATPEARIRAEAEEETGYRVRGVRKVFEAFMSPGSVTEKLHFFVGEYDASLRTGDGGGVAEEGEDLEVVEMPLHAALDAIERGEIVDAKTIMLLQYVALRETAGARAA; encoded by the coding sequence ATGGCTGCAACGCGGGAGCGCGTGCGCATCGTCGATACGACGGTGCTGTCCGATGACTGGTATGTGCTGAAGAAGGTGACGTTCGATTTCCTGCGCCGCGACGGAACGTGGCAGCGCCTGAGCCGCGAGACCTACGATCGCGGCAACGGCGCGACCATCCTGCTGCGCAATGCGGGCACGGGCGACGTGCTGCTGACGCGGCAATTCCGGATGCCGGCGTTCGTCAGCGGGCACGACGGGATGCTGCTCGAAGCCGCGGCCGGCCTGCTCGACGACGCGACGCCCGAAGCACGCATCCGCGCGGAGGCCGAGGAGGAGACCGGCTATCGCGTGCGCGGCGTGCGCAAGGTGTTCGAGGCGTTCATGAGCCCGGGCTCCGTGACGGAGAAGCTGCATTTCTTCGTCGGCGAATACGATGCGTCGCTGCGCACCGGCGACGGCGGCGGCGTCGCGGAAGAGGGCGAGGATCTCGAGGTCGTCGAGATGCCGCTGCACGCCGCGCTGGACGCGATAGAGCGCGGCGAGATCGTCGACGCGAAGACGATCATGCTGCTGCAATACGTCGCGCTGCGGGAAACCGCCGGCGCGCGCGCGGCATGA
- a CDS encoding chromate transporter, with product MTASQRYAALFGVFAPLSIATIGGGQAIIADLQRQVVDVHHWMTATQFVNDFAIARMAPGPGSLLATLIGWQVAGFWGAVIATLALFGPTAFLIYGVAHLWRRHQGARWQIALEAGLRPVAAGMILASVWVLLQALDGGWPARAIAVASTLCVMVSRIHALLLIVVGASLLVGVHAIGGGV from the coding sequence ATGACCGCGTCGCAACGCTACGCCGCGCTGTTCGGCGTGTTCGCGCCACTGTCGATCGCGACGATCGGCGGCGGGCAGGCGATCATCGCCGATCTCCAGCGGCAGGTTGTCGACGTGCATCACTGGATGACCGCCACGCAGTTCGTGAACGACTTCGCAATTGCGCGGATGGCGCCGGGCCCCGGCTCGCTGCTGGCGACGCTGATCGGCTGGCAGGTGGCCGGCTTCTGGGGCGCGGTGATCGCGACGCTCGCGCTGTTCGGCCCGACCGCGTTCCTGATCTACGGCGTCGCGCACCTGTGGCGGCGGCACCAGGGCGCGCGCTGGCAGATCGCGCTCGAAGCCGGCCTGCGCCCGGTCGCGGCCGGCATGATTCTCGCATCGGTGTGGGTGCTGCTGCAGGCGCTCGACGGCGGCTGGCCCGCACGCGCGATCGCGGTCGCGTCGACGCTGTGCGTGATGGTCTCGCGCATTCACGCGCTGCTGCTGATCGTGGTGGGCGCGTCGCTGCTCGTCGGCGTGCACGCGATCGGCGGCGGCGTGTAA